A stretch of DNA from Anaerobacillus isosaccharinicus:
ATTTAAAAAGTCAACTCGCCAACTAACAGAAGGCGATGATGACAAACCACTAGAAAAAACGCAAGAGGCAAGTAACAATCTTTAATTTAAAAGGAGGTAAATAATATGATCGGAAGTGCAATTTGGGATATTCGAGTATCCATTGACTTGTTTTTAGGTGGTATTGGTATCGCCCTATTTTTATTCTCAGTAATTTTAAGCTTCTACAACCCAGCTCGTTATGAGAAATTAATCAAAATTTCAGCATACCTTGCACCAATAACAGCTGGAGTTGGATTATTCACTCTAGTAACTGAGTTGGGAAAACCATTCAGAATGGTGATCACTTATTTTTATGTAAACCCTCAATCAGTAACATCATGGGGTGGATTTATTCAAGGGGCGTTTTTAGCAGTATCAGCGATTTACGCAGTAATGCTATTTTTAAACAAAACTGTTTCTTCATTAAAGGTTGTACAATTAATTGGGTCGTTCCTAGCAGTTGCTGTTGGTATGTACCATGGGTTACTTTTAACATCAATCAGTCTTCCACTTTGGGCAGACGGTTCTGTGGCTGTATTATTCTTAGTATCCTCACTAGCAGGTGGTTCAGCTTTTGTGATGATGATGAGATCATTATCAACTGATGCAGGCGAAGTTTCACAAGGAATGAAGGAAGTTGCAGCAGCGACAGAAGGAGCAAAAGTATTTAATTTCAATGGAATTTTTTTCACTTTAATTACAGCACAGTTAGTAACGACGGTATTTTGGTTTATCGCGATGAACCGCGGGAGTCGTTATCAGCTTGAATCAATTCAAACAATGTTAGCAGATTATGGAGTGTTCTTCTGGGTATTAGCAGTTGCAATTGGAATTGTTGTTCCTTTCGCAATCTCGTTATTTCAGTTGATAACAGGATCAAGAAATACGATGTCAAAAGGATTATCAATGATTGTTTTTCTAGCAGTAATTGCGGGAAGTTTTGCTCTAAAGTATATCATCATTGAAGCAGGTCAAATTCAAGTTCCTATTCAATTACTATAATTTTGATAGGTGGAGGTGGAAGTAGTTATGGAATTAAATCGTCGAAATTTTATTAAATTATCAGCAGTAAGTGGTTTGTTTGCTGCAGGTGCTACACAAGCAAAGCCAGCACTTACAGCATTTACAGAAACTAAAGCTAGTGCAGCTACTAATACAGAAGGAGAATGGGTAGGTTCAACATGTCAAGGTTGTACAACATGGTGTCCTGTTCAGGTTTATGTTGTAAATGGTAGAGCCACTAAAGTTCGTGGTAACCCGAATGCAAAAGCAAATCATGGTGAAGTTTGTGTTCGTGCCCATCTATCACTACAACAGGTGTATGATCCTGACCGTGTAAAACAACCAATGAAGCGTACAAATCAAAATAAAGGTAAAGATCAAGATCCACAATTTGTTCCGATTACCTGGGAAGAAGCAATGGACACAATTGCAGAGAAAATCTTGGAACTTCGTAAAAATGGAGAATCTCATAAATTTTCAGTTTGGCGTGGGCGTTATACTGCGAACAACGAAATCTTATACGGAAGCTTAGCAAAAATGGTTGGTTCACCAAATAATATATCACACAGTTCAATTTGTGCAGAGGCGGAAAAGTTCGGTCCGTATTACACTGAAGCTTTATGGGGCTACCGTGATTATGACCACGCAAATTGTCGTTATGAACTTTTATGGGGCGCGGATCCTATCTCATCCAATCGCCAAGTACCACATACGATTAATATTTGGGGTAACACAATGGATCGGGCAACAATTGCTTGTATTGATCCACGTTTATCAGCAACCGCGGCGAAGGCAGATGAATGGTTACCTATTATTCCTGGGGAAGATGGTGCGTTAGCGACAGCAATTGCTCATGTACTGTTAACAGAAGGATTATGGTATAAGCCATTTGTTGGTGATTTTGTTGATGGCGTGAATAAGTTTGTAGCTGGTAGAACCGTTCGTGAAGAAGATTTTGAAGAAATTGAAGGCTATGGTGTAGTTAAATGGTGGAATTTAGCATTAAAAGATACAACACCTGAATGGGCAGCAGAACGTTGTGGAATTCCAGTTGATCAAATTCTTCGGGTAGCTCGTGGTTTTGGGGAAGCGGCTCCACATGCAATATCATTCTTATCACCAGGCGCTAGTATGCAAATTCGAGGTGGTTATACAGCGATTGCTGTTCATGCTCTTAACGGACTTGTTGGTTCAGCAGATAATAAAGGTGGTACATTATCTTGGTCTAGTGTTCCGTCAAATGGAATGCCAAGCTTTGATGATTACCTTGATGATATTGCCAAAAAAGGAGCCAAAGAAAAACGTATTGACCAAGGTGGAACATTGAAATTCCCAGGTCTTAATAAAAAATCTGGTGGTTCAAAGTTTACTGCAAACATGGCGCAGGCAATGCTTGATGAGGATCCATATGACTTAAAAGTTGTTTTGAGCTACTGGAATAACTTTAACTTTAGTTGCCCTGATACAAATAAGTGGGATAAAGCCTTAGCAAAATTACCATTTTTAGTTCATATGACAGTAAATCCTGCTGAGATGACACACTTTGCAGACATTGTATTACCAGTAACTCATCAATTGTATGAACGTTTAAGTCCTGTTAAGGGTTCCGGTGGTAATATGCATGCACACATGACATTAACACAGCGTGTTATCGAACCATTATGGGATGTGAAGATTGATGAAACTGAAATACCGTTTATGTTAGCGGAAGCATTGGCAAAGAAAGGTTTTTCGAACATTTATGATTATTATACAAAAGAATTCGTCGATCCAGAAACAGGTAAGCGTCCAACAACGCCAGAGGAATTTAATGAAATTGTAACTAAAATTTATAGTGAACCAGTTTGGAACCCATCTATTGAGAAGAAGGGTGACAACATCAATGGTTGGGAAGAATTTAAGAAGGTTGCTGTGTGGAATTCTGTACCTTATCAGTTCAAGAAGAAGTGGGGCGGAAACTGGGGCACTGATACAGGTAAGTTTGAATTCTACAGTGAAACGTTGAAGCGAGTTTTAGGTGAACATGCTGAGGCAAATGATGC
This window harbors:
- the nrfD gene encoding NrfD/PsrC family molybdoenzyme membrane anchor subunit yields the protein MIGSAIWDIRVSIDLFLGGIGIALFLFSVILSFYNPARYEKLIKISAYLAPITAGVGLFTLVTELGKPFRMVITYFYVNPQSVTSWGGFIQGAFLAVSAIYAVMLFLNKTVSSLKVVQLIGSFLAVAVGMYHGLLLTSISLPLWADGSVAVLFLVSSLAGGSAFVMMMRSLSTDAGEVSQGMKEVAAATEGAKVFNFNGIFFTLITAQLVTTVFWFIAMNRGSRYQLESIQTMLADYGVFFWVLAVAIGIVVPFAISLFQLITGSRNTMSKGLSMIVFLAVIAGSFALKYIIIEAGQIQVPIQLL
- a CDS encoding molybdopterin-dependent oxidoreductase, which produces MELNRRNFIKLSAVSGLFAAGATQAKPALTAFTETKASAATNTEGEWVGSTCQGCTTWCPVQVYVVNGRATKVRGNPNAKANHGEVCVRAHLSLQQVYDPDRVKQPMKRTNQNKGKDQDPQFVPITWEEAMDTIAEKILELRKNGESHKFSVWRGRYTANNEILYGSLAKMVGSPNNISHSSICAEAEKFGPYYTEALWGYRDYDHANCRYELLWGADPISSNRQVPHTINIWGNTMDRATIACIDPRLSATAAKADEWLPIIPGEDGALATAIAHVLLTEGLWYKPFVGDFVDGVNKFVAGRTVREEDFEEIEGYGVVKWWNLALKDTTPEWAAERCGIPVDQILRVARGFGEAAPHAISFLSPGASMQIRGGYTAIAVHALNGLVGSADNKGGTLSWSSVPSNGMPSFDDYLDDIAKKGAKEKRIDQGGTLKFPGLNKKSGGSKFTANMAQAMLDEDPYDLKVVLSYWNNFNFSCPDTNKWDKALAKLPFLVHMTVNPAEMTHFADIVLPVTHQLYERLSPVKGSGGNMHAHMTLTQRVIEPLWDVKIDETEIPFMLAEALAKKGFSNIYDYYTKEFVDPETGKRPTTPEEFNEIVTKIYSEPVWNPSIEKKGDNINGWEEFKKVAVWNSVPYQFKKKWGGNWGTDTGKFEFYSETLKRVLGEHAEANDASIDQVMEATLNTARGELAFVGHYEPAYRHGEETEFPFIFSEHRSRLNREARSANTSWYQEFKNADPGDVAWDDVAKINPIDAAKLGVNDGDKVKLTSPYGDITVTAKLWEGTRPGVISKCYGQGHWAYGRTASLDFGKKIARGGNNNTILADAYEALSGSTARHGGTTRIKVEKV